Sequence from the Populus nigra chromosome 17, ddPopNigr1.1, whole genome shotgun sequence genome:
AGACACGagagacacaaaaaaaaaccaatcttgATTTTATTAAGTTGGTTTGAGAGAGAATGGAGGCTGTTTAAGCCTTTAACCGTGacagaaaatcaaaatcccacaagtttattttgatttgttttgcttttaagtTTTTAACATAGGGTTATTTAggtttttgatatgtttttagatattgtttTCAGTGAAATCAGCTTGTGATTCTGGTTTTATTGGTTTAAAAACTTGAATctcaatttttcaattataagaaATAACCAAATTTTATTACACGAGAGCCCAGACTTTCTTCATTTTTAGTCCAAGCGCGCAAGGGCTTGATTGTGCTAGCCGTTTCCCTGTTTTGATGTGAAAAATGATGTACAAACTAGAAATATGTTCCTCCTGATGGGCTATAGGAAGATTGCAGAGTTATGGTCTATGGGCTAATTTGGGCTTCTTTTACATTGTGGATATATCTAGAATGACAACTAGAATTGTTCAAGAATACAGGCCCCAAATTTTATCCAAGAAAGCCCAGTACATTGGCCCAAGATCCGACCCATGTGGAAAAAATTACCTAGCCAAGGTAACTTTAACAAATAACTCCATTTTCTCGGGGAAATAAATTCACGAGAAAACATGGAGGAGATTCGCTTCACGTGTGTGTCCTGTACACGAAATGATACGCCATCCAGCACCGCACACGCTATGTGCTAGGAATATGCTGTGGTAGGGTTCCACCTCCACCTGACGCCATTATCCAACCCACCAAGCAACAAATCAAATACGCCCAGGCTCTGATACGATGACTGCTTTCTGGGAGAGCCTTAATAATTGCCGCCCTGACTTTACTTGATGAGTAAATCAGCTAATTTGAATTATGGACCGCataattgagttaaaaaaaaaaaaaaacttgattttttcttaaaacgatattattataattttctttttcatgacaATTCAACCTTTATTAAAGATGGTTTACTGTAGAAGATTTACTGTAACTCTTGTCTCATTCTCATTAGCACTATAGattataacaataaaatcataattttatcattcttagaaaaaaaaatttaacctggACAAAGGGGgtaataaagtatttttattttttttcacataataaaatgactaacatactatttaaaacaaaaatatattaaaatatggttatttcttcttctttttttttaacgcaAGTGGCTTTTTTTGCGCTTTCTGAACAACACACGCAACATCTTTCGGCCATTAAACATTGGCTTCTACGACAGGTTTTGAATCTTCACAGTGGCCCTTCCATCATTGGGTTGTGCGTGTGACTAACGGACCTCTAGTTTGacgtcaatgatattttttttcttcttttctctctcctcgaTTTTCACACTTAACCTTATGGATTTCCAAAGCAACCTttcgatttgtttttctttcagatttgatcgttgttttttattactatttgttttcttttaaataattcatagaattgacattttctttccatttcatcctctattgatttgtttatttattaaatttgatccttattttttaaaattatttttttaattgaatttttttttaattgcatctctcaatattttattttatttttatatcaaatctagttggtattcttttaattgctatttatttttcaattgcatctcttcatattttattttatgttatgttatgttattttatttttatatcaaatctagtcattattcttttaattgctatttttttttagatcttttttatattcaaactttcttcttcttcttttaatttcatttcttgtcattttattgattgagattctgttaacaaaaaaattagctttgttattttttcgaGTTTGATTTCTATGagataaatttatctttaaaatccaggtcatgagtttgaaagaTTAGTCTGGTTATCCTAATTTCAGGTGTCGATTCACAGATTTTACGGGATAACCTAGGTTGACTCATaccaaatttttattgtttgatttctATGTTATTGttgtctattcttttttttattctattattaaattaaccaaggctattaaattcaattatatcaATGACCTGAATCTcaacttctctttcttttgtgaAAACACTATAGTTgtctaaatatctttttttacgctaaaaaaatttgaggatgaaattgatataaaaaacttCTCGACCTAACTTCTTATCTAGTTTAAATCATGTAAGAGTTGTATTGATGTGACTTAGCCGACTTGTTCGATTCAAAAATAACATGGTTGACcggtaaaaaaaatctaagaataaaattgagataaaaatgatgagattaacaggagaaaaaaaacctcttaaCCCAATTCCTTACTTGGCACGGGTTTATGATTAAATTGTGTTGGAGTTTCTTTGACGTGATTTAGTCAACTTAGTTGGTCCAAAACAACCCACGcgactattaataaaaaattaagaatgaaattaaagaaaaaaaacataattgaaataaaacatggagggaaatgggaaaaaaaagaggctgaattaaaaaaaaaaagtttcagtgTTCATATAAAATTCTCCCAAAGAATACATttaaattctttatatatatatatatatatatatatatatatatatatgaccttGAGAtacatttctaattaatttatttataggcAGCTCGTTGTGAGTAAGTGTCAAACCATAGTGTGACGATCAAATTATGGTGCAGAAGCTAGCACAGCAAGAAAATTGCATGTTTTCATGTTAACATGAGAATGAAGACTGAGAGAAACAGTATGAATATTAGATGAAGATGCCAAGATTACTAAGATTATATACTGTCGACGGTAGCAAAAAGTTCAACAGgaaaaagcaaaagaagaatACTCAATCATCGAGGTCACACTAAAAAAGaagcttttcttgtttttcttttctttccctctACAAAGTAACATTcacatgaaagaaaagaaatcacaGTTCTGTAAGGGCTTCTAATGGAGCTAGCAATTAAGCACTATATGTTTTATTCAATCCGCAGCGCTGATCTTGCATATCTCACGTCTTAAAAGTGATTATcaagaaattaacaaaattaatccACAAGATcgttttaacaaattaaaaagcgTATTAGGGGGGGAAATagagagaatgaaattaaagattCAGCATTTATAGGCACATACATCCATAAAATACAAAACCCTACTGAAATAATTAGCTAGCACAAATCTGCAATCAAGGTTGATTGCTCAATCTTCAAGCCCTAATTACTAATTGCACACTTAAATGGCCATCATTAAGTTGCAAATATTAGTACATAGAAGGCATCCATAGAACCAGTATAAGCACATCAATTAATTAAGCTGGGATATTATCACGAAatgcaaagaagaagaaaagctctATATCTGGCGGAGCAAAAAAGACTATGGGAGATTTCTTTGACGAGCACTTTGTAGTTACCCTTCTCTTCATTGGAGCTGGTGGACAAGATAAGATCTCAGGTATTTTGAATCTTTGAGCCTTTGGTGTAGAACAGCCAACGATGTCCTTATCACCTTCTTGGTCATTAATGTTGACAGTGCATGACTCTTTGGAGCTGGTAGAAGTAGTGCTCTGACTGCAAGGCAGATCCCTTGATGGTTCTTCGCATTTTGGCACAATCTGTTGCCTCTTGCATCTTGTTGATCTTCTTGTATTCGATGGAGCCATGTGAGGGCTTGATCAATAAGCTTGGACTGCTAAATATTGAATTCTAATAGGAAGGGCTGAAATTGATGCAGTAGCTAGCTATAGATGCTCTTTTCAGGTGGATGTAATGGATTGATAAGACTTCCTTTTGGCTTTGTGAAAGATACAGCTGATGAAGTTTAAGAAAGAGACACTCACTAGCTAACAGTGCCTCTCACCTGAAAGGCATTCATGACTTGCAAGACAGCAACAGGAACATTCCAAAACACTATTTAATAACCATTTGAAAACTTCAAAAGCCTCTGACCTGGATCAAGTAAATCCAAAATAACATTACAGCAGCAAACACTAACTACTAccacttgaagaagaaattcattCAAACCTGTACCAAATCCTGTTAGGATTGGACACTCCTTTGGAGTAGGAAATAACTCAGCACAGATTAAAGAAATGAATCTGCAACTTCCTATCTATTTCCTGGATATATGTTCTCCAGCTTGTAGACACTTTCAGTGCATATACCAAGAAGTTATAGCGAAGGAGAATCAgtaagatatatttttcttaatataaaggCTTACCACTTTTCAATACAAGAGATAAGGCTTTATCAGTAAAGAATCAAACGGCATTATATGATGTGGGGCACAGGGAGGTGCTTGAGATTATTGTTATTCCCTTTGTGCCCAACTCAGCATGGGGGCAAGTATACAAGAAGCCCTTTTCTCTTTCTGCCGAGTTACTAAATAAAGCATCGATCTATAACTATGCTTTGGAGAGGAAATGGTACTCGCAATGGTGCATATGTTTGTGGAGCCAGAAGGCTAATCTTCTCTGCAAATTTATTCGTACATgagtcattaaaattttaattcttttcaagCAAAATGCAACAATCTGCTtatattctgttttttttaagaaaaaattaaggtatttttttaatattatgattatgTGTATATTGTAttgtatcaaaaaaatatataaaatgttccattcatatatttatatgatataGATGTGTGTGTATTTATGAGATTAGATTttgattgtatttaataatattcattggataaaataattatataaaaattacatttattcaatcattatttgaatttaaataaaattatatctatCATACcaaaaaaagtttataatctagtaatttaacaaaatttataaggtgtgagaaaacaaattatacCACTAGAAAGTAATTATTGTAGATTGTAATAGTGATTTGATGATTTTGCCCTTTACTATATCAACCAAGAATGCTTAGGTCAAGagtgaaatgatttttttgacgtgatttatttgtcatttttatttttttgagaggTATAaaggtcttttctttttttagcaatAAAATACCTTCAATaccttaagaaaataaaattgatagctAGTTTCAAGgaaatttttttaggtttcacATTTTATTCCACATTAATTTTACTAAATTACTCTcagtttcaaatttaattaagtttttttagggGGAAATTTTGTATTCCTTTCTGggtttatttataatcaaatggGTAGAGaggtaaatttatattttcaaaaacaaaaaaaatattaaatattcaaagCACATTAAATTTACTAAATTACCCcagtttcaatatttattttatgtttttcttgggccatttttgtattttcctttggttttttcattattttcatatCAGTAGATAGGTACATTGgtctttaaaataattcaaaaaataataaaaattcaaactagTCAAGCGCGTTGAAAGTTCTGTAATTTTTAAGCCGTGCATGACAAGTTATGTGAtggtaaaagattttttttatcatgtcagTCAATATCCAGTGGCATCGTCTTTCTCAAGAGGCGATGCGTGTTTGCTTGTGATGGTCGAATTGTTGTTGGaggcttttttttctctttttttccctcctttCTCATAATTCGCACCTGACATTGAAAATTTCAGGGCAATCGCCTTGGTTTGGAATATTTTAGTATCAGTCCtcattcttataaatttttaatttgtatcctttttctttttgtaagttttttttatttattttgaattccatcctttaatctaaattttttatttttcaaatttggtcttgattttttttcttcattttctttcttaccTCTTTTGTgaacttttaattgttttcaatttcatcctttaattaaaattttaaatttgttaattgttttagatttgatcctcattctcttGGAGGtttattctttaattcttttgtgaaattgatttttattttcaatttaacattttaatccaaaattatccatcatctaatttgttttgtttttcaaatttaatccttatttttttaattgctattttttcttttgaatttttttttgtgtgattaaatttgtttttcaatttcatcatttgacttttgatttattgaaatttaggCTTCGTGTTTTGCTTCTATTCAAATGGCTCTCATTGCGAGttcacatcattttttttacttgttttttttttaatttcattactccacgttgatttaaaaaaaaaaataggcttcatggttttctttgtttttctttttataggcttatcttaatctcatgaaCTTGCATGtggatttgacgggttaactcggATGAACTCACACCTTTTGGGCtttcaattattgtttttgtgtgattaatttttttatttcatccttcaatatttgatttgttaaaaattgGCATTCATGGTTTTCTTATACTTGATGCTTTTGATCAAGGCCTggcattattttgttttaatttttttttctatctcataatttgacattgatttttttaaaaaaaaaaaagacttagtgggtttttttgcttttatttttatatggttatcccGATCTCACAACTTAATCTAATGGGCTTAACGGGTTAACTCATATGGgcttaagctttttttttctcataattaatatttttatatccttttgtatatttgattttttaaaaaaaaattatcatttaacatttgattggttggttgaaaaataaatcaaattttttaaaaaaaaattattgcttcTAGTTAAATGATACAGGTTAGAAGTTTAATAGATTTAAGGAGGGctgccttttttctttttcttttttatcgcCAATGTGGGGGTTTAGTTGAAACCTATTGCAGTCGCTGCCTTGCCGGACAAAAGGGCCTTGAAGACGGAAGGGAAAGCAgattaaacaaataaagaataataataataatgcaatTATTTTCCTCCAAAAAGAcaactaaataattaattaggctGTTTCAAACCAACCTAGAATTTAGGTAAAGGTCTACTTGAATACTGGTAACAAGGCCCACTCATTATGAAAATAGAGTTTTGATATTGCAAACAAACCTAAAATGGGCCAGCCATCAACATCAAGTTTCATGGACCGTCAAGCTTCAAGCCCTTCCACATCCTTCCCTCCAAAAACGAGAGCAGGCAATTGTTGGTAAAAAAGTAGTTGAATTAGGCACTGGCTTACTAGTTTCAGGCGACGTGCCTTGAGGAGAAGTTGCCAAAGAGGTCGCAGGTTTCATAGGTTTACAACCCTAGTGGTTGACTGTTCTGGCATTCCATATCAGAGAGAAGAACGATGAGTAAGCCCCCCAAAAAAGCTTGAGGCTATGCATCAATCGCATTAGAACCACCATTTATCTTGCAAATATGGCATCCCAAAGTGCGTATGAAgttgcattttgatttcaaactATAAGACTCAACGGAACTTCTTCTTCTTACAGGAGTCCATATACTCAGGCAGTTGATGGAAAAATGGCATGAGCATATCAAAGCAGGTGCTGAATTTTACCACCAAGCAGTGTTAGTTCTACTATATAGACCATAGTGGGAAAGCTAATAAACTAACTGATCTTCATGGTTCCATTGGACTTTGAGGTTTGGAGCCTGACTCCAGGGACTCTTTTTCTGATAAACTTTGACTGAAAGGAGGTCGTGGGGGATCAACTGTCAATGACCCTTCCAATACCTTCACTACCTCGCTCATTGAAGGTCTCATCTGTTCATCTGATTGAAGGCACCAGAAAGCAATTCGTAACACTCGCTCTAGCTCCTTTAAATCCACGCCATCATCAAGTCTTTTATCAATCACCCTCTCTGGGTGCCCCTGGATCCATTCCTCATAGGTCCACTCCCAAAGATCCTTGACTTCTGGACGCCCGGTTATCAATATCAGCACCATCTTGCCAAAATCCGCCACATCTTTCTCTCCACCGTATGATTCCTCAGGACGAACCATTTCCAACCCGTATTCACTCACCTTGGCCTCGTAATTTTTATCCAGGACCACGTTTGAACATTTCAAATTTCCATGGCTTATAAACTCCCTACATCCCGTGTGCAAATAACAAATAGCCTTCGCCACAGTTAAGCATATGTCAACTCTCCTTCTCCAAGTCAGTCTTTGATTCAACTCATCATCTTCGATACATTTGTCCAGAGAACCATTTTTGACATATTCGTAGACCAAATATCTATGGCCTAACTCACAGCAATAGCCATTCAGCTTCACCAGGTATTTGTGATGTATACTTCCTATCTTCGATACAGCAGCTCGAAACTTCCTTTCTTCAATGGTTTCGTCAAGGTCTTTGACTGCTACTGGCTGTTGGTTTGAAAGTGCACCTCTATACACACCTGGCCCTATCTGGTGCTTGAAATTCCCAGTGATGTCCTTGATTTCTGTAAATGGAAACATCATCACACCCTTAGAGTTACGGCCTGTGTAAGCCAAAGCAGCTTTCCTCAAAATCCGATTTCTTCTTCTATAGATGAAGTAGCCAATCCCTAAttgaacaacaacaaataaaagtaATGTGCCTGAGGCTGCTCCACCAATTTGACAAGAAAGGCACAACCCATGAGACCGTTTGACTGGAGATAGTGATGGAGAAGAACTTGAATTATGGGGATTAACAGCTATGGGGTCCGAGCATGTCTTAACAAAAGATATCGAACTTAAAGAGGGGTTTTGATGCCCAGAGAAGTATGGACTTGTCGTCATTCGGCACTGAGCAGTTCCATCATTTGTGAAGGTTGCAGCTGTACAAGCCGGGTCCTGCATGCACAACCCTCTACATTGCTGTAAACTAGTAATGGTGATAGATTCATTTGGTGGATAAATCCCATACAGAAAAGTGTGCTCATAAGTATCCATACTGTGATTAGAATCACAATTCAGTGCAAAACATTTCAAGTTGGATGAAGATGTTGTCTTGAAAGGGCATCGGCATTCGGGAGATCCTGATGTATTGAAAACACAGATGCCATGCCCGCCACAGGTTGCAAAAACATTGCATTGATTTTCAACGGCTTGCCAAACTGATCTCCATGACCCTGTAGCTTCTACCCATGAGTATATCCGCAGATTACCATCAATGTCTAATTTAAGTAACCGAAACTTTACACTGTCATTGTGGTCTTCCCCAAAAACAGACCAAACAGGATTCAGATTGTGGTCCACAAGTTGCAGGACTCCACCGGAGGTAAGGACGACGCCAAGATTCAAACTAGAAGGATTTCCTCTGGACCAGTAAATAACATCGCTTTCCCACTTCAGCTGTAACTGACCTGAAGCATTCATAAGAAGACTGTAATAACTTGAAACAGAATTTCTGCTTGCTGCTCTAAGGGTTTTATGAACAGGTAAATTCTGGCTTGGAAGAAGTGTGTCGGATGGATTATCAAAACTTTGCCAAACAACATCCTTCTTTCTATTCAATAGAACAAGATTGCCATCATTACGAAGAAGAGCCGAAGCAACAGCTAATTGGCTCGTGTTGCTGGTCCACACAGTAACTCCCCACAAAGAATCAACCAATACCAGCTCCCCGTTTTGAGAAAGCTGGAAAAAGGACTTGTTACCCACAGTGACATCAGCTCCAGCAACCCAAACCACAGTTTGCTTGGGGAAAGGAATAGATTTTGAATTGAAACGTATCCCTACACTATACTGATTAGGCTGCTCAGAATGGTTAACGAATCCAACAGCAAAATCACCATTGGAGGAAACCCACAAGTTATTTTCCTCTACATAAAGCTTTGACCCCAAGGGAATATgtgaaacaacaatatgaatGAGAAAGAACCAAAGGAAGACACATAGAAGGAAAGGTGAGCTGAACAAGAAATTGCCCTGCTTAAGCATGCTTGAAATGCTTAGATATGCAACAAAACAAACAGCAGATTCAGTGACTACTTAGAAGCCTCTAAAAAAGCAGGAGAGACGAAATTCACTGGACCTCAATTTACACATCGGAGGCACAGCAGCATGTAGTAAAAAAGTAGACAGCTTAAACACAATGAAGCTTACGAAACAGGAGAGATTCAAGATGATCATTGACACAAAAATTAAAGCCAACGAATCACATGTCAACGATTATTAGTCAAAAACACGACTAAATC
This genomic interval carries:
- the LOC133676663 gene encoding G-type lectin S-receptor-like serine/threonine-protein kinase SD3-1 — translated: MLKQGNFLFSSPFLLCVFLWFFLIHIVVSHIPLGSKLYVEENNLWVSSNGDFAVGFVNHSEQPNQYSVGIRFNSKSIPFPKQTVVWVAGADVTVGNKSFFQLSQNGELVLVDSLWGVTVWTSNTSQLAVASALLRNDGNLVLLNRKKDVVWQSFDNPSDTLLPSQNLPVHKTLRAASRNSVSSYYSLLMNASGQLQLKWESDVIYWSRGNPSSLNLGVVLTSGGVLQLVDHNLNPVWSVFGEDHNDSVKFRLLKLDIDGNLRIYSWVEATGSWRSVWQAVENQCNVFATCGGHGICVFNTSGSPECRCPFKTTSSSNLKCFALNCDSNHSMDTYEHTFLYGIYPPNESITITSLQQCRGLCMQDPACTAATFTNDGTAQCRMTTSPYFSGHQNPSLSSISFVKTCSDPIAVNPHNSSSSPSLSPVKRSHGLCLSCQIGGAASGTLLLFVVVQLGIGYFIYRRRNRILRKAALAYTGRNSKGVMMFPFTEIKDITGNFKHQIGPGVYRGALSNQQPVAVKDLDETIEERKFRAAVSKIGSIHHKYLVKLNGYCCELGHRYLVYEYVKNGSLDKCIEDDELNQRLTWRRRVDICLTVAKAICYLHTGCREFISHGNLKCSNVVLDKNYEAKVSEYGLEMVRPEESYGGEKDVADFGKMVLILITGRPEVKDLWEWTYEEWIQGHPERVIDKRLDDGVDLKELERVLRIAFWCLQSDEQMRPSMSEVVKVLEGSLTVDPPRPPFSQSLSEKESLESGSKPQSPMEP